A single Candidatus Neomarinimicrobiota bacterium DNA region contains:
- a CDS encoding dodecin domain-containing protein, translating into MSDSVYKVIELVGTSSNSWEDAAKNAVERAGQSLSDLRIAEVKDLDMKVEDGKVTAFRAKVSLSFKFKS; encoded by the coding sequence ATGTCAGACAGTGTTTATAAAGTAATAGAATTGGTCGGAACGAGTTCAAATTCGTGGGAAGACGCAGCAAAAAATGCCGTTGAAAGGGCAGGACAAAGCTTAAGTGATTTGCGTATCGCCGAAGTAAAGGATCTGGATATGAAGGTGGAGGATGGCAAGGTAACGGCGTTCCGCGCAAAGGTGAGCCTGTCGTTCAAGTTTAAGAGCTGA